The Alcaligenes faecalis sequence AGACACCACCACTTCGGGCGGCAGATTGCTTTTTCATATGATGGCCGCCCTGGCCGAATTTGAGCGATCTCTCATTAGCGAACGCACCCGAGCGGGAATGGCAGCCGCACGTGCCAACGGCAGACCACTGGGCAGACGCCCTGCCCTATCGCCTGCTCAACACCAAGAAGCCCTTACTGCCCTGACGAATCATGTTCCGCTGGACATTGTGGCAAAGAAATATGACGTCCACCCAAGGACAATCCGCCGCATCAAAGCAATGTCCTCCTCATAATCAGGACAACGCCAGTGACTTGAGGAGTAATCCGCATTGCCGCCAGACCGCAATGTGGTGGCAATGCTTTTTGCGGAAACAGTACAGGAACCCTGCTGCCTTTTACTGCACCAACTGATTCATCTCGATAATCGGCAACATCACCGCCAATACAATCAACAATACCAGGCCCCCCATCAGCAAAATCATCAAGGGTTCCAGCAAAGCGGTCATGGTCAGCGCCTTGCGCTCCAACTCGGTTGACAAGGTGCTTGCCGCACGGTCCAGCATAGGGGCCAGTTCACCAGTTTTTTCACCACTGGCAATCAGTTGTACCAATAACGGCGGAAACAAGGCGCTACGCTGCAAGGCCGTGGCCAATGGCAAACCTTCACGCACCCGAATGGCCGCCTGATTCACCGCATCGCGCAAGGCCAGATTCGACACGGTACGCCCGGCGGCTTCCAGCGCAGTCAGCAAGGCCACATTGCTGCCAGCCAGAATGGCCAGCGTGGCGGCGAAGCGAGCAGTATCGACGCCCAGCAAGTAGCCCCCCAGAACAGGCACGCTTAACAGACGTCGGTGAAAGGCCAGCTTCAAGGCCGGTTGGCGCAGCAAAAAAGCCACCAGACCCGCCGCCAGTAAGAGCACGACAAATAACACCAAGCCCCATTCACGCAGCAGATCGCTGGCGCTGATCATGACCCGGGTCAGCATGGGCAGTTGCTGTTTGGCTTGGGTGAAAGCGCCGACCACTTGCGGGACCACATAGCTCAGCAAAAACACCACCATCGCCACCGAAATCAGGCTGACGATAGCGGGATAGATAAAAGCCGTCAGCACCTTGCCACGCAAGGCTCCGCTGTCTTCGATGAAACTGGCCAAACGATCCAGCACTTGCTCGAGCTCGCCAGACTGTTCACCTGCCCGCACCAATGCTCGGTAAATCTCAGGGAAGTCACGAGGGTGATTGGCCAAGGCATCGCTCAGGCTTTGCCCTGCTCGGATATCAGCACGCAAGGCGGCCAGCAGTTGCACCAAAGGCCGACGAGTCGCCTGCTCAATCACGACACCCAGGCTGGCTTCCAAGGACAAGCCCGCCGCCACCAGACTGGCTAACTGACGGGTCAACCAGGAAAGCTCGGTACGGCGCAAGCCCGCACTGCGGGCCCGAGCCACAGCACGACTACGCCCTGCTTTCAGGGAAACGGTCAGCAGACCACGTGACAGTAACTGCTGACGCGCCAGCCGTTCGCTCTCGGCCTCCAGCACACCCCGCTCGCTGCGTCCGGCCTGATCCACGGCCTCATAGTGATAGGTACCCATGCTGTTTCGACAACCTATAACTCGCGCGTGACGCGCAATACTTCTTCAGGGGTACTGATGCCCTGCTCTACCCACCGCTGGGCGTCCTCGCGCAAGCTGCGCATGCCCGACTCACGCGCAGCCTGACGCAAGGCAGGTTCGGCTCCGGCGGCATTCAACAAGTGCTGGGCACGTTCGTCGATACGATAGAGCTCGTGAATCCCGGTACGACCCTGATAGCCCGTGTGGGCACAATGCTCGCAACCATCCGGGCTGGCCCGGTATTGCCCCTGCTCGGCAGGCTGACGGCAGTGTTGGCACAGCTTGCGTATCAGCCGCTGGGCCAGCACACCCCGCAAAGTGGAGGCCAGCAAGAAAGGTTCCACACCCATATCGACCAAACGCGTCGCGGCTGACACGGCATCGTTAGTGTGCAAGGTAGCCAGCACCAAGTGACCTGTCAAAGAAGCCTGCACCGCAATCTGTGCAGTTTCCAGATCACGGATTTCCCCGATCATGATGATGTCCGGGTCCTGTCGCAATATGGCACGCAAGGCACGTGCAAAGCTCAATTCAATACGAGGGTTGACCTGTGTCTGGCCGACGCCAGGCAAGTCATATTCAATCGGATCCTCCACCGTCAGCACATTGCTGCGGGCTGTATCAACACGGCCCAGGGCGGCATACAAGGTGGTAGTTTTACCGCTGCCAGTAGGGCCGGTAACCAGCACAATACCGTGTGGTTGATGAATCAGCTCGTCCAATTGAGCCAAAATATCCGGGGCCATGCCCAGACGCTCCAGCTCCAGTTGCCCAGCGGACTTGTCCAACAAACGCATCACGGCACGTTCGCCATGTCCGGTAGGCAGAATCGAGACACGCAGGTCCAGCGCCCTGCCCCCCACTTTCAAGGCAATACGACCATCTTGTGGCAGGCGTTTTTCGGCAATATCCAGGCTGGCCATAATCTTGATACGCGACACCAAGGCACCATGCAAGGCTCGGCGCGGGCTGACGATATCGCGCAAACGACCATCTACCCGATAGCGCACGACCGAGTGGGTTTCATAAGGCTCCAGGTGAATA is a genomic window containing:
- the gspF gene encoding type II secretion system inner membrane protein GspF, whose protein sequence is MGTYHYEAVDQAGRSERGVLEAESERLARQQLLSRGLLTVSLKAGRSRAVARARSAGLRRTELSWLTRQLASLVAAGLSLEASLGVVIEQATRRPLVQLLAALRADIRAGQSLSDALANHPRDFPEIYRALVRAGEQSGELEQVLDRLASFIEDSGALRGKVLTAFIYPAIVSLISVAMVVFLLSYVVPQVVGAFTQAKQQLPMLTRVMISASDLLREWGLVLFVVLLLAAGLVAFLLRQPALKLAFHRRLLSVPVLGGYLLGVDTARFAATLAILAGSNVALLTALEAAGRTVSNLALRDAVNQAAIRVREGLPLATALQRSALFPPLLVQLIASGEKTGELAPMLDRAASTLSTELERKALTMTALLEPLMILLMGGLVLLIVLAVMLPIIEMNQLVQ
- the gspE gene encoding type II secretion system ATPase GspE, whose amino-acid sequence is MTRLPYSWARQHRAVLTQQQGVGTLVISERTPDWALVELRRRYPELDERQVPDAELDTLIDASYAQGDDAASVVDAAANEVDLDRLMQELPAVTDLLENQDDAPVIRMINALFTQAVRDGASDIHLEPYETHSVVRYRVDGRLRDIVSPRRALHGALVSRIKIMASLDIAEKRLPQDGRIALKVGGRALDLRVSILPTGHGERAVMRLLDKSAGQLELERLGMAPDILAQLDELIHQPHGIVLVTGPTGSGKTTTLYAALGRVDTARSNVLTVEDPIEYDLPGVGQTQVNPRIELSFARALRAILRQDPDIIMIGEIRDLETAQIAVQASLTGHLVLATLHTNDAVSAATRLVDMGVEPFLLASTLRGVLAQRLIRKLCQHCRQPAEQGQYRASPDGCEHCAHTGYQGRTGIHELYRIDERAQHLLNAAGAEPALRQAARESGMRSLREDAQRWVEQGISTPEEVLRVTREL